A genomic window from Elaeis guineensis isolate ETL-2024a chromosome 3, EG11, whole genome shotgun sequence includes:
- the LOC105041072 gene encoding protein CASP: MEVNQSGSERDKGSLPSPITVVCSFWREFDLEKERSGLDEQGLRIAENQEISQKNRRKLAESTRDFKKASADEKLNLFNSLLKSYQEEVDNLTKRAKFGENSFLNIYQKLYEAPDPYPALASIAEQDQKLSELESENRKMKLELEEYRTEATHLKNQQATIRRLEERNRQLEQQMEEKVREIVEMKQRSLAEENQKTLEVLKERELLLQDQLRQAKESVSNMQKLHEFAQRQLLELRTQSEEERAAKEAEVNVLMDEVERAQTRLLSLEREKGLLRSQLESTNEEDENRSDYLESSNILESSLNAKEKIISELNMELHNMETALSSEREQHVKEIKKLNALLNEKETALMEVRKELQERPTAKLVDDLRKKVKILQAVGYNSIEAEDWELATNGEEMSKLESLLLDKNRKMEHELTQLKVKISEKTSLLEAAEAKIAELTAKVDEQQKLITKLEDDILKGYSSTDRKGLLLNDWDFQEIGAREVSEGTDQRHNSDQDQSSMLKVICNQRDRFRTRLRETEEEMRQLKEKMGMLAVELENTKADNVKLYGKIRYVQDYSLEKLVSRGPKKCAEDIESGFSSDVESKYKKIYEDDINPFAAFSKKERDQRYKELGLRDKITLSSGRFLLGNKYARTFVFFYSIGLHLLVFTCLYRMSSLSYLSTTHGHDEVILDAGNHTLSNAFSN, encoded by the exons ATGGAGGTGAACCAGTCGGGATCCGAGAGAGACAAAGGGAGCTTGCCATCCCCCATCACCGTTGTTTGTAGCTTTTGGAGAG AATTTGATTTAGAAAAAGAACGAAGTGGTCTGGATGAACAGGGATTAAGAATTGCTGAAAACCAGGAAATTAGCCAGAAGAACAGGAGGAAGCTTGCAGAGAGTACTCGGG ATTTCAAGAAAGCATCTGCAGATGAGAAGCTAAATTTGTTTAACTCCTTGCTTAAGAGTTATCAAGAAGAAGTTGATAATCTTACCAAGAGAGCAAAATTTGGTGAAAATTCATTTCTTAACATTTACCAGAAGCTTTATGAAGCTCCAGATCCTTATCCAGCTCTTGCTTCAATTGCT GAGCAAGACCAAAAACTGTCTGAACTTGAGTCTGAGAATCGAAAGATGAAGCTTGAGCTTGAAGAGTACCGGACTGAAGCTACTCATCTAAAGAATCAGCAAGCTACAATTAGAAGACTTGAAGAGCGGAACCGCCAGCTTGAGCAACAG ATggaggaaaaggtgagagagattGTGGAAATGAAGCAACGTAGCCTGGCAGAAGAAAACCAGAAAACTCTTGAAGTCTTGAAAGAAAG ggaacttctattgcaggatcAACTACGGCAAGCCAAGGAAAGTGTGTCGAATATGCAGAAACTACACGAGTTCGCTCAAAGACAGTTGCTTGAACTTCGTACGCAATCAG AGGAAGAAAGAGCAGCAAAGGAAGCTGAGGTTAATGTTCTAATGGATGAGGTTGAACGAGCTCAGACACGGTTACTTAGTCTTGAGAGGGAAAAG GGTCTTTTGCGTTCTCAGTTGGAGTCGACTAATGAAGAGGATGAAAATCGGAG TGATTATTTGGAGTCGAGCAATATCCTTGAAAGTTCCTTGAATGCAAAGGAGAAGATAATCTCGGAGTTAAACATGGAACTTCATAATATGGAAACTGCATTATCCAGTGAGCGGGAGCAGCATGTGAAGGAGATCAAGAAGTTGAATGCATTACTCAATGAAAAG GAGACTGCTCTTATGGAGGTGAGAAAAGAGCTTCAAGAAAGACCCACTGCAAAACTAGTTGATGATCTGCGTAAAAAAGTCAAAATTTTGCAG GCGGTTGGTTACAACTCAATTGAGGCTGAAGACTGGGAACTGGCTACCAATGGGGAAGAAATGAGCAAGTTGGAGTCCCTGTTACTTGACAAGAACCGAAAAATGGAGCATGAACTGACACAATTGAAG GTTAAAATTTCGGAGAAAACAAGTTTGCTGGAAGCAGCTGAAGCCAAGATTGCAGAACTAACTGCGAAGGTGGATGAACAACAGAAGTTGATTACAAAACTCGAAGATGACATACTAAAG GGTTACAGCTCAACTGACCGGAAGGGCTTGCTTTTGAATGATTGGGATTTTCAGGAGATTGGTGCAAGAGAAGTTTCTGAG GGTACAGATCAGAGGCATaattcagatcaagatcaaagttCTATGCTAAAAGTAATTTGCAATCAGCGTGATCGTTTTCGAACACGCTTGAGAGAAACAGAAGAG GAAATGAGGCAGTTGAAGGAGAAGATGGGGATGCTAGCTGTAGAACTTGAGAATACTAAAGCTGATAATGTGAAACTCTATGGGAAGATCCGTTATGTCCAAGATTACAGTCTCGAGAAGCTTGTCTCTAGAGGACCGAAGAAG TGTGCAGAAGATATTGAAAGTGGCTTCAGTTCAGATGTTGAATCCAAGTACAAGAAGATTTATGAGGATGACATAAATCCTTTTGCTGCTTTCTCAAAGAAG GAAAGGGATCAAAGGTACAAGGAACTTGGTCTAAGAGATAAAATTACACTTAGCAGCGGCCGTTTTCTTCTTGGCAACAA ATATGCCCGAACATTTGTATTCTTTTACTCTATTGGACTGCATCTCCTGGTATTTACATGTCTTTACAGAATGTCATCATTAAGCTATCTCAG CACCACTCATGGCCATGATGAAGTCATCCTTGATGCTGGGAATCACACGCTATCTAATGCATTCTCCAACTAA